A window of the Terriglobales bacterium genome harbors these coding sequences:
- a CDS encoding DinB family protein, translating into MKETVEQYVRRIRGYVGGKDPLRVQAATPGHIRKLVRGLPSRKLKRRPVPGKWSITEILAHLAEVELVGGYRIRMILGAPGTPIQAFDQDVWAKVARYRELDARKSLEMFCVLRESNLALLRSLKPRQWRQYGMHEERGRETVARIVEMFAGHDLNHLKQIERLAKGE; encoded by the coding sequence ATGAAGGAGACGGTGGAGCAATACGTCCGCCGCATCCGCGGCTACGTGGGCGGCAAGGACCCGCTGCGCGTGCAGGCGGCGACGCCGGGCCACATCCGCAAGCTGGTCCGCGGGCTCCCGTCGCGCAAGCTGAAGCGCCGGCCGGTGCCGGGGAAGTGGTCCATCACGGAGATCCTGGCGCACCTGGCGGAGGTCGAGCTGGTGGGAGGCTACCGCATCCGCATGATCCTGGGTGCGCCGGGAACGCCCATCCAGGCTTTCGATCAGGACGTGTGGGCCAAGGTCGCGCGCTACCGGGAGCTGGACGCGCGCAAGTCGCTGGAGATGTTCTGCGTTCTACGGGAGAGCAACCTCGCGCTGCTGCGCTCGCTCAAGCCCCGGCAGTGGCGGCAGTACGGCATGCACGAGGAGCGTGGAAGGGAAACCGTCGCCCGCATCGTCGAGATGTTCGCCGGCCACGACCTCAACCATTTGAAGCAGATCGAGAGGCTGGCGAAGGGGGAGTAA
- a CDS encoding DUF1501 domain-containing protein: protein MSITRRIFLKNGALAIVATTAVPGFLRRAAFAAETAAGKKRLVVLFQRGAADGLNIVVPHGESAYYAMRPSIAIPRPGGNESALDLDGFFGLHPSMSSLKPLWEQKHLAIVHAAGSPDTTRSHFDAQDYMESGTPGVKATEDGWLNRALKAPSGADAAKAPSPFRAVALGTSLPRALAGTQPAVALNNINEFGIGGRVGAPAPIASTFEAMYSQSVDTVLHGTGHETFEAVKMLKSADPARYTPARGANYPNGQLGQGLRQVAQLMKADLGVEVVFTDIGGWDNHVNEGGSQGQLSNLLRQFSQSISAFWTDLGDLGADTVLVTMSEFGRTARENGNRGTDHGHANVMFVLGGPVKGGKVYGRWPGLDSSQLYEGRDLALTTDFRRVLGEAVARHYGNKDLDTVFPGFENSPQKFLGLLG from the coding sequence ATGAGCATCACGCGCAGAATATTTCTGAAGAACGGCGCATTAGCCATCGTGGCCACCACGGCAGTGCCCGGATTCTTGCGGCGGGCGGCCTTCGCGGCGGAAACAGCGGCCGGCAAGAAGCGGCTGGTGGTGCTCTTCCAGCGCGGCGCGGCCGACGGCCTGAACATCGTCGTCCCGCACGGCGAGTCGGCGTACTACGCCATGCGTCCCTCCATCGCCATCCCGCGGCCCGGCGGGAACGAATCCGCCCTCGATCTCGACGGCTTCTTCGGACTGCATCCCTCGATGTCTTCGCTGAAGCCGCTCTGGGAGCAAAAGCATCTGGCCATCGTTCACGCCGCCGGCTCGCCCGACACCACGCGCTCGCACTTTGACGCGCAGGACTACATGGAGTCGGGCACGCCGGGAGTGAAGGCCACCGAGGACGGCTGGCTGAACCGCGCCCTGAAGGCCCCATCGGGTGCCGACGCAGCCAAGGCGCCCAGCCCCTTCCGCGCCGTGGCGCTGGGAACGTCGCTGCCGCGGGCGCTGGCGGGAACCCAGCCGGCGGTAGCGCTCAACAACATCAACGAATTCGGCATCGGCGGACGCGTGGGCGCGCCCGCTCCCATCGCCTCCACCTTCGAAGCCATGTACTCGCAGTCGGTGGACACCGTGCTGCACGGCACCGGCCATGAGACTTTCGAGGCGGTGAAGATGCTCAAGTCCGCTGACCCGGCGCGCTACACTCCGGCGCGCGGCGCCAACTATCCCAACGGACAGCTCGGCCAGGGCCTACGCCAGGTGGCGCAACTAATGAAAGCTGATTTGGGCGTGGAGGTGGTTTTCACCGACATCGGCGGCTGGGACAATCACGTGAACGAGGGCGGCAGCCAGGGACAGCTCTCGAACCTGCTGCGCCAGTTCTCGCAATCCATCTCCGCCTTCTGGACCGACCTGGGCGATCTGGGCGCGGACACCGTGCTGGTCACCATGTCCGAGTTCGGGCGCACGGCGCGCGAGAACGGCAACCGCGGCACCGACCACGGCCACGCCAACGTCATGTTCGTGCTGGGCGGGCCGGTGAAGGGCGGCAAGGTGTACGGCCGCTGGCCGGGACTGGATTCCTCGCAGCTCTACGAAGGCCGCGACCTGGCGCTCACCACCGACTTCCGCCGCGTGCTGGGCGAAGCCGTCGCCCGCCACTACGGCAACAAGGACCTGGACACGGTCTTCCCCGGCTTCGAGAACTCGCCGCAGAAGTTCCTGGGACTGTTGGGGTGA
- a CDS encoding DUF1800 family protein, translating to MRSASRKTTLLLLALALCASASLIAVDKAKSKSAAAGRMEEEKRALHALNRLSFGPRPGDVEKVRAMGVDKWIEQQLNPSKGDNAALEARLAPLRTLHMSTREMMEEFPPPQVIRAIAEGRMSLPSDPQRRAVYEAQIERYKRRREQQQKEAASGNNNASAAGEDAKGGEGDRKDMNPAERAQRREARMYAELKSEELLDMTPEQRTAEIMKMSNDERRALARGFSPEEREKVFSEFSPQQRETVLALINPQQVVVGEVQQAKLLRAAYSDRQLEEVMTDFWFNHFNVFINKGPDRYLVTAYERDVIRPNSMGKFKDLLFSTAKSPAMLFYLDNWQSVGPNSEFTKNGPERRGNQQAGAGRNRRMNQGGFGRGQMGRNRYPGMGQPPSGTGMPPAGGQQDQMGQQRRQQQQQNRRSGLNENYARELMELQTLGVNGGYTQKDVTEVARVFTGWTIKQPRQGGGFDYEGRMHEPGDKVVLGQTIHDGGEGEGRKVLEMLARNPATAKFISTKLAQRFVSDAPPPALVERMAQTFLKTDGDIREVLRTMFKSPEFWAPEAFRAKVKTPLEFVASAVRATGVDVQNAAPLVQALNRMGMPPYGMQPPTGYSMKAEAWVNSNALLSRMNFALALGGGRMPGVKFDPQTVLRGAPPPEKSDAALALLEDALLSGDLSKQTHDIIKKQLDNPQVTGRLLDDPQRAPNLGMIAGLILGSPEFQRR from the coding sequence ATGAGATCCGCTTCCCGCAAGACCACTCTCCTGCTGCTGGCGCTGGCCCTGTGCGCCTCCGCCTCCCTGATCGCCGTAGACAAAGCCAAGAGCAAGAGCGCCGCCGCCGGGCGCATGGAGGAGGAAAAGCGCGCGCTGCATGCCTTGAATCGGCTGAGCTTTGGGCCGCGTCCCGGCGACGTCGAAAAAGTTCGTGCCATGGGCGTGGACAAGTGGATCGAGCAGCAGCTGAATCCGTCCAAGGGGGACAACGCCGCTCTGGAAGCCCGCCTCGCCCCGCTGCGCACCCTGCACATGAGCACGCGCGAGATGATGGAGGAGTTCCCGCCGCCCCAGGTGATCCGCGCCATCGCCGAGGGACGGATGTCCCTGCCCTCCGACCCGCAGCGCCGCGCCGTCTATGAGGCCCAGATCGAGCGCTACAAGAGGCGCCGCGAGCAGCAGCAGAAGGAAGCTGCCTCGGGCAACAACAACGCCAGCGCCGCCGGCGAGGACGCCAAGGGCGGCGAAGGCGACCGGAAGGACATGAACCCCGCCGAGCGCGCCCAGCGCCGCGAAGCCCGCATGTATGCCGAGCTTAAGTCCGAGGAGCTGCTGGACATGACTCCCGAGCAGCGCACGGCGGAGATCATGAAGATGTCAAACGACGAGCGCCGGGCGCTGGCCCGCGGCTTCAGTCCCGAGGAGCGCGAAAAGGTCTTCAGCGAGTTCTCGCCCCAGCAGCGCGAGACGGTGCTGGCCCTCATCAATCCGCAGCAGGTGGTGGTGGGCGAGGTGCAGCAGGCCAAACTCCTGCGCGCCGCTTACAGCGACCGCCAGCTCGAAGAGGTGATGACCGACTTCTGGTTCAACCACTTCAACGTCTTCATCAACAAAGGGCCCGACCGCTACCTGGTGACTGCCTACGAGCGCGACGTCATCCGGCCCAACTCCATGGGCAAATTCAAAGACCTGCTCTTCTCCACCGCCAAGAGCCCGGCCATGCTCTTTTACCTCGACAACTGGCAGAGCGTCGGGCCGAACTCCGAGTTCACCAAGAACGGCCCCGAGCGCCGCGGCAATCAGCAGGCCGGAGCCGGGCGCAATCGCCGCATGAACCAGGGCGGCTTCGGGCGCGGACAGATGGGCCGCAACCGTTATCCCGGCATGGGCCAGCCTCCATCCGGGACGGGTATGCCGCCCGCCGGCGGCCAGCAGGACCAGATGGGGCAGCAGCGCCGCCAGCAGCAGCAGCAGAACCGCCGCAGCGGCCTGAATGAGAACTACGCCCGCGAGCTGATGGAGCTGCAGACCCTGGGCGTCAACGGCGGCTATACCCAGAAAGACGTCACCGAGGTGGCGCGCGTCTTCACCGGCTGGACCATCAAGCAGCCGCGCCAGGGCGGCGGCTTCGATTACGAAGGCCGCATGCACGAGCCTGGCGACAAGGTCGTCCTGGGCCAGACCATCCACGATGGCGGCGAGGGCGAAGGCAGGAAGGTGTTGGAGATGCTGGCGCGCAACCCCGCGACCGCAAAGTTCATATCCACCAAGTTGGCGCAGCGCTTCGTCTCTGACGCGCCGCCGCCGGCGCTGGTGGAGCGCATGGCGCAAACCTTCCTCAAGACCGATGGCGACATCCGCGAGGTGCTGCGCACGATGTTCAAGTCGCCCGAGTTCTGGGCGCCCGAGGCCTTCCGCGCCAAAGTAAAAACGCCGCTCGAGTTCGTGGCCTCGGCGGTGCGCGCCACCGGCGTGGACGTCCAGAATGCCGCGCCGTTGGTCCAGGCGCTCAACCGCATGGGCATGCCGCCTTACGGGATGCAGCCGCCCACCGGGTACTCCATGAAGGCGGAGGCCTGGGTGAATTCCAATGCGCTGCTCAGCCGCATGAACTTCGCGCTGGCGCTGGGCGGCGGCCGGATGCCGGGAGTGAAGTTCGACCCGCAAACCGTGCTGCGCGGCGCGCCTCCGCCCGAGAAGTCGGACGCAGCGCTCGCCCTGCTGGAGGACGCGCTGCTCTCCGGCGACCTCTCCAAGCAAACGCACGACATCATCAAGAAGCAGTTGGACAACCCCCAAGTCACCGGACGCCTGCTGGATGATCCCCAGCGCGCCCCCAACCTGGGCATGATCGCGGGCTTGATCCTGGGATCACCGGAGTTTCAGAGAAGATAA
- a CDS encoding HD domain-containing phosphohydrolase, which produces MRSNNIRRLLQTFQALADLGPEMTADRDFPQRARSMLALLMEAVAAQEAALFTFTDKPAMLSSVAAHGFALFAEPAVIPLLPKHVHTLSSARMPQAVNAKSCETLFSSNGNVAPELFKCVAPLKVGSRLVGAITLGRREGDALYAEEEFEALHLLSHYVALAVHNHTLSYSLQQRVSENLRLLASLHNFYDQTLEAFATAIDVKDTHTRGHSLRVGRYAAAIGAGLGLDETQVSGLRAAGYLHDIGKVIVDKALFNKPAALRPEEFREMADHTIIGHQIVSGVQFPWKGIAEVVRWHHERSDGSGYPDHLSHDEVSEPVRIVALADTFDAMTSERSYRQSMSLGATLNEIVKLSPKLYDPNVVQAMLVQMRRDAVGRGKPNFLEDAGLCTIAPADIDQMAAALSHKVNHGRVYSA; this is translated from the coding sequence GTGAGGTCCAACAACATTCGGCGCCTGCTGCAAACCTTCCAGGCGCTGGCCGATCTCGGTCCGGAGATGACCGCCGACCGCGACTTCCCGCAGCGGGCGCGCTCCATGCTCGCCCTGCTGATGGAGGCCGTGGCCGCGCAGGAGGCTGCCCTCTTCACCTTCACCGACAAGCCCGCCATGCTCTCCTCGGTGGCGGCGCACGGCTTCGCCCTGTTCGCGGAGCCGGCGGTGATCCCGCTTCTGCCCAAGCACGTGCACACCCTCTCCAGCGCACGAATGCCGCAGGCGGTGAACGCCAAGAGCTGCGAGACCCTGTTCAGCTCGAACGGCAACGTGGCGCCGGAGCTCTTCAAGTGCGTGGCCCCGCTCAAGGTGGGTTCACGCCTGGTGGGAGCGATCACGCTCGGCCGCCGCGAGGGCGATGCGCTCTACGCCGAAGAGGAGTTCGAGGCCCTGCACCTGCTCTCCCACTACGTGGCCCTGGCGGTGCACAATCACACGCTTTCGTATTCCTTGCAGCAGCGGGTTTCTGAGAACCTGCGGCTTCTGGCTTCGCTGCACAACTTCTACGACCAGACGCTGGAAGCCTTCGCCACCGCCATTGACGTGAAGGACACTCACACCCGCGGACACTCGCTACGCGTCGGACGCTACGCCGCGGCCATCGGCGCCGGCCTCGGCCTGGATGAGACCCAGGTCTCGGGCTTGCGCGCCGCCGGCTACCTGCACGACATCGGCAAGGTCATCGTGGACAAGGCCCTCTTCAACAAGCCCGCGGCCCTGCGCCCGGAGGAGTTCCGGGAGATGGCCGACCACACCATCATCGGACACCAGATCGTCTCCGGAGTGCAGTTCCCGTGGAAGGGCATCGCCGAGGTGGTGCGCTGGCACCACGAGCGCTCCGACGGCTCCGGCTATCCCGACCACCTCTCCCATGACGAAGTTTCCGAGCCGGTCCGCATCGTGGCCCTGGCGGATACCTTCGACGCCATGACCAGCGAGCGTTCTTACCGGCAGTCCATGTCGCTGGGCGCGACGCTGAATGAGATCGTCAAGCTGAGCCCCAAACTGTACGACCCCAACGTGGTCCAGGCCATGCTGGTGCAGATGCGGCGGGACGCCGTCGGCCGCGGCAAGCCCAACTTCCTCGAGGACGCGGGCCTCTGCACCATCGCCCCGGCCGACATTGACCAGATGGCCGCGGCGCTCAGCCACAAGGTCAATCACGGCCGCGTCTATTCCGCCTGA
- a CDS encoding HAD family hydrolase: protein MMTCVRPMPSPTHNGAFTLLIDADDTLWENNIYFERVIARFFEDFSGHAPEALRQTLDDVEREIVLSHGYGLAAFEHALVRTWEQLSGSLPGPAREAEVRALARSVNQHPMELLPGVPETLSYLAARHSLILMSKGDPGEQSAKLDRSGLRHHFSAMEIVPEKDADAYRDTLARHKLAPLSTWMIGNSPKSDVNPALAAGLNAVFVPHDMTWVLEHEHLCPPQAQPPHLLVLERFTELREHF from the coding sequence ATGATGACATGCGTACGCCCGATGCCCTCGCCCACCCATAACGGAGCCTTCACGCTGCTCATCGACGCCGACGACACGCTGTGGGAGAACAACATCTACTTCGAGCGGGTGATTGCCCGCTTCTTTGAGGACTTTTCCGGACACGCCCCCGAAGCTCTCCGCCAGACCCTGGACGACGTGGAGCGCGAGATCGTCCTCAGCCACGGCTACGGCCTGGCAGCCTTCGAGCACGCGCTGGTGCGGACCTGGGAGCAGCTGAGCGGTTCGCTCCCCGGGCCCGCGCGCGAAGCGGAGGTGCGGGCGCTGGCGCGCTCGGTGAACCAGCATCCCATGGAGCTCCTGCCCGGCGTCCCGGAAACGCTCTCCTATCTGGCCGCGCGCCACTCGCTGATCCTGATGTCCAAGGGCGACCCGGGGGAGCAATCGGCGAAGCTCGATCGCTCCGGCCTGCGCCACCACTTCTCCGCCATGGAGATCGTCCCGGAGAAGGACGCGGACGCCTACCGCGACACGCTGGCGCGCCACAAGCTTGCGCCCCTCTCCACTTGGATGATCGGCAACAGCCCGAAATCGGACGTCAACCCGGCGCTGGCCGCCGGGCTGAACGCCGTCTTCGTCCCCCACGACATGACCTGGGTGCTGGAGCACGAGCACCTGTGCCCTCCCCAGGCCCAGCCGCCGCACCTGCTGGTTCTGGAGCGCTTCACCGAGCTGCGCGAGCACTTCTGA
- a CDS encoding PilZ domain-containing protein produces the protein MTGKKSEAGKAEDFRERRRHQRVNVAPGSKVYVTDAKGARLGKLRMIARGGLLMVSSQKFPKGKELSLHIVDDAEGIHCAVRAQVRYSGSEGAGFQFVDLDPGAAVEVEILIGKYYAKDTGLA, from the coding sequence ATGACTGGGAAGAAAAGCGAGGCGGGCAAGGCCGAGGACTTCCGCGAGCGGCGGCGCCACCAGCGCGTGAACGTGGCCCCCGGATCCAAGGTGTACGTCACCGACGCCAAGGGCGCGCGCCTGGGCAAGCTGCGCATGATCGCGCGCGGCGGGTTGTTGATGGTTTCCTCGCAGAAGTTCCCCAAGGGCAAAGAACTCTCTTTGCACATCGTGGATGACGCTGAGGGGATTCACTGCGCGGTGCGTGCCCAGGTGCGCTATTCCGGCTCCGAGGGCGCCGGCTTCCAGTTCGTGGATCTTGACCCCGGGGCCGCGGTCGAGGTCGAAATCCTCATCGGGAAGTATTACGCGAAGGACACCGGCCTCGCCTAG
- a CDS encoding PilZ domain-containing protein, protein MDKDRRKYERVMIPESAGIYATDDQGKRIGAVRDLGLGGMLVDTTVGCHEGDMLSLVLVDESEGIHRPVKTISCYKAPGGVGFHFHTLEPQAAIEVGVIIGKHQSAKP, encoded by the coding sequence ATGGATAAGGACCGGCGCAAGTACGAGCGAGTGATGATCCCCGAGTCCGCCGGCATCTACGCTACCGATGACCAGGGCAAGCGCATCGGCGCGGTGCGCGACCTGGGCCTGGGCGGCATGCTGGTGGACACCACGGTGGGCTGCCACGAGGGCGATATGCTCAGCCTGGTCCTGGTAGATGAGAGCGAAGGCATCCACCGCCCTGTGAAGACGATCTCCTGCTACAAAGCCCCTGGCGGTGTGGGATTCCATTTCCATACGCTCGAGCCACAGGCCGCGATCGAGGTCGGCGTCATCATCGGCAAGCACCAATCCGCCAAGCCGTAG
- a CDS encoding MqnA/MqnD/SBP family protein, translating to MSPPTKRPKKSARHEELAAPPAGAAGAQEISVAHSPDADDAFMFYALATNKLRFPGLTFKHTLCDIETLNQQARKGMYDVTAISFHAYPYLQEKYALLSSGGSVGDGYGPMIVGARVHTMEEVRDKKIAIPGKLTTAYLVLQLFAPHSETEVVPFDQIIPQVLEGKFEAGLIIHEGQVNFDKFGLHKLVDLGKWWRDTTGLPLPLGGNAIRRDLGAETVAQVSTALKASIQYALDHREEALDYAMQFARDLDPQLANKFVSMYVNERTLDYGEEGREAVRRLLDMGFRAGIIPYPAKVEFVG from the coding sequence ATGTCTCCCCCTACCAAACGGCCCAAGAAGAGCGCTCGCCACGAAGAGCTCGCAGCGCCCCCCGCGGGCGCTGCCGGCGCGCAGGAGATCTCCGTGGCCCACAGCCCGGACGCCGACGATGCATTCATGTTCTACGCTCTGGCCACCAACAAGCTGCGCTTCCCCGGCCTGACCTTCAAACACACGCTGTGCGACATCGAGACCCTGAACCAGCAGGCCCGCAAGGGCATGTACGACGTAACCGCCATCAGCTTCCACGCCTACCCCTACCTGCAGGAAAAGTACGCGCTGCTCTCGAGCGGCGGCAGCGTGGGCGACGGCTACGGTCCCATGATCGTGGGAGCGCGCGTGCACACCATGGAGGAAGTTCGGGACAAGAAGATCGCGATCCCGGGCAAGCTGACCACCGCGTATCTGGTGCTGCAGCTCTTCGCGCCCCACAGCGAGACCGAGGTCGTCCCTTTCGACCAGATCATCCCGCAGGTGCTGGAGGGAAAATTCGAGGCTGGGCTCATCATCCACGAGGGCCAGGTGAACTTCGACAAGTTCGGGCTGCACAAGCTGGTGGACCTGGGCAAGTGGTGGCGGGACACCACCGGCCTGCCGCTGCCGCTGGGCGGCAACGCCATCCGGCGCGATCTGGGGGCGGAGACCGTGGCGCAGGTCTCAACCGCGCTGAAAGCCAGCATCCAGTACGCCCTCGACCACCGCGAGGAAGCGCTGGACTACGCCATGCAGTTCGCCCGCGACCTCGACCCGCAACTGGCCAACAAGTTCGTGAGCATGTACGTCAACGAGCGCACGCTGGATTACGGCGAGGAGGGTCGCGAGGCGGTGCGGCGCCTACTGGACATGGGCTTCCGCGCCGGAATCATCCCATACCCGGCCAAGGTGGAGTTCGTCGGCTAG
- a CDS encoding nuclear transport factor 2 family protein has translation MSPEAQTATAEAEVREINQKFYQALESLDVEAMESVWLHHDLVRCVHPGWPMLAGWESVRESWEEIFRNTESMLVSTRDLSLHIEGSVGWVTCTERVTAKRTDRSETVLVQATNLFLRREGEWRMVLHHASPLALPGYVPPSETVH, from the coding sequence ATGAGCCCAGAGGCCCAGACCGCCACCGCGGAAGCCGAAGTCCGCGAGATCAACCAGAAGTTCTACCAAGCCCTGGAGTCGCTGGACGTGGAAGCCATGGAGAGCGTGTGGCTGCACCACGACCTGGTGCGCTGCGTGCATCCCGGATGGCCGATGCTGGCGGGGTGGGAGTCGGTGCGCGAGAGCTGGGAGGAGATCTTCCGCAACACCGAATCCATGCTGGTGAGCACCCGCGACCTTTCGCTGCACATCGAAGGCAGCGTGGGCTGGGTGACGTGCACCGAGCGCGTGACCGCAAAGCGCACCGATCGCAGCGAGACGGTGCTGGTGCAGGCCACCAATCTTTTTCTTCGGCGCGAGGGCGAGTGGAGGATGGTGCTGCATCACGCTTCGCCCCTGGCCCTGCCCGGCTATGTGCCTCCCAGCGAGACGGTGCACTAG
- a CDS encoding biotin transporter BioY: protein MLVISGSLLVALAARISLPLPFTPVPLTLQNFAVLLVGLLLGRRAGFAALVLYLAEGATGLPVFTPVGLGGIAQLLGPTGGYLMAYPVVAYLAGWIAERDRSSFARSALAATAAEIFLFIAGVNWLMVFFHVPLVRAAQFGLYPFFFAEVMKVLLAAGIASRRPFARQARA, encoded by the coding sequence ATGCTGGTGATCTCCGGCAGCCTGCTGGTGGCGCTGGCGGCGCGGATCTCGCTGCCGCTGCCCTTCACGCCCGTCCCGCTCACGCTGCAGAACTTTGCCGTGCTGCTGGTGGGATTGCTGCTGGGGCGCCGCGCCGGTTTTGCCGCGCTGGTGCTCTACCTCGCCGAAGGCGCCACCGGATTGCCGGTGTTCACTCCAGTGGGGCTGGGGGGAATCGCGCAATTGCTTGGCCCGACCGGCGGGTACCTGATGGCGTATCCGGTGGTGGCGTATCTCGCGGGCTGGATCGCCGAGCGCGACCGCTCAAGCTTCGCCCGCAGCGCCTTGGCAGCCACGGCCGCTGAGATTTTTCTGTTCATCGCCGGCGTAAACTGGCTGATGGTCTTCTTCCACGTTCCGCTCGTCCGGGCAGCGCAGTTTGGCCTCTATCCTTTCTTCTTCGCGGAAGTGATGAAGGTGCTGCTGGCGGCGGGCATCGCGAGCCGGCGGCCATTTGCGCGCCAGGCCCGGGCATGA
- a CDS encoding aminopeptidase P N-terminal domain-containing protein, protein MRKLLFAFLLLSLPAAALDRQPNADYRARRQALAEKTKGGVVVLFAATEAEGPNALYGFRQDDNFFYLTGWKEPGAAIVIAPAGAVSPVAPLHPYIEILFLPSRNNTQERWTGPKLGPENEDATRITGFDRVEPLDKMRDELERLVSKPRATVYSDLPAYGETSPAPGPLDWLRRSNAFPNYVSFLDVKPQLAELRVKKDAGELERIRKATDASIAAHLAAMHTMKPGMTEREISAVMQYEFLRRGCERAAYAPIVGSGLNSTVLHYSEDSGPIENGDVVVMDVAGEYSMYASDITRTLPANGKFAARQREIYDIVLGAQQAAIAAFQAGKSTIGRSSPDSLYKVAYDYIDTHGKDRAGRPLGRYFIHGLSHYVGLNVHDVGDGRAPLGLGAVFTIEPGIYIPEEKLGVRIEDIFYVDAGGKLINLTEKLPHTAADVEKEMAAGR, encoded by the coding sequence GTGCGCAAACTTCTTTTTGCTTTCCTGCTCCTGAGCCTGCCGGCAGCGGCGCTCGACCGCCAGCCCAACGCCGACTATCGCGCCCGCCGCCAGGCGCTGGCGGAAAAAACCAAGGGCGGCGTGGTGGTGCTCTTTGCCGCCACCGAGGCCGAGGGCCCGAACGCGCTCTACGGCTTCCGCCAGGACGACAACTTTTTCTATCTGACGGGCTGGAAGGAGCCCGGCGCGGCCATCGTGATCGCGCCCGCGGGAGCGGTGAGCCCGGTAGCGCCGCTGCATCCCTACATCGAGATCCTCTTCCTCCCCTCGCGCAACAACACGCAGGAGCGCTGGACCGGCCCCAAGCTCGGCCCGGAAAACGAGGACGCGACGCGCATCACCGGCTTCGATCGGGTGGAACCGCTGGACAAGATGCGCGACGAGCTGGAGCGCCTGGTGTCCAAGCCGCGCGCGACGGTCTATTCCGACCTGCCGGCGTATGGGGAGACTTCGCCCGCGCCCGGCCCGCTCGACTGGCTGCGCCGCAGCAATGCTTTCCCCAACTACGTCTCTTTCCTGGACGTGAAGCCGCAGCTGGCCGAGTTGCGCGTGAAAAAAGATGCGGGCGAGCTGGAGCGCATTCGCAAAGCCACAGATGCCTCTATCGCCGCGCATCTCGCGGCCATGCACACTATGAAGCCGGGGATGACGGAGCGCGAGATCTCAGCGGTCATGCAATACGAGTTCCTGCGGCGCGGCTGCGAGCGCGCAGCGTACGCCCCTATCGTCGGCTCGGGGCTGAACTCGACCGTGCTGCACTACTCCGAGGACTCCGGCCCCATCGAGAACGGCGACGTGGTGGTGATGGACGTAGCCGGCGAGTACTCCATGTACGCCTCTGACATCACGCGCACGCTTCCCGCCAACGGCAAGTTCGCCGCCCGGCAGCGCGAGATCTACGACATCGTGCTGGGAGCGCAGCAGGCGGCCATCGCCGCGTTCCAGGCGGGCAAATCCACCATCGGCCGCTCGTCGCCCGATTCCCTCTACAAGGTCGCCTACGACTACATCGACACCCACGGCAAGGACCGCGCCGGCCGGCCGCTGGGCCGTTACTTCATCCACGGCCTCAGCCACTACGTGGGGCTGAACGTGCACGACGTCGGCGACGGCCGCGCTCCGCTCGGCCTGGGCGCGGTCTTCACCATCGAGCCCGGCATCTACATCCCCGAGGAGAAGCTGGGCGTGCGCATCGAGGACATCTTCTATGTGGACGCGGGCGGCAAACTCATCAACCTGACGGAGAAGCTCCCCCACACCGCCGCGGACGTCGAAAAGGAGATGGCCGCAGGGCGCTAG
- a CDS encoding DUF255 domain-containing protein, which yields MRNFFLLRPSHGGESGVRGRRLGILGGLLLASALVFAGSSQPGNHLRGQSSPYLKRAASQPVDWYPWGAEAFRRARQLDRPILLDVGATWCPTCDRMDRESYTRPEIADYINANFVAVKLDYDARPRLTAKLERAHALKNFPAGIPLTGFLTPCGKLYLGGTYFPEKATGDKPGFAETLKQAAGLYRTERAQVEQDGFDLKLKEEFGEEKSHAGAGAREPGACGKK from the coding sequence ATGCGTAACTTTTTCCTTCTTCGTCCATCTCATGGCGGGGAGAGTGGTGTGCGCGGCCGGCGGCTGGGGATTCTCGGAGGGCTGTTGCTGGCGTCGGCGCTGGTGTTTGCCGGGTCGTCGCAGCCGGGAAATCATCTGCGCGGGCAGAGTTCGCCGTACCTGAAGCGGGCGGCGAGTCAGCCGGTGGATTGGTATCCGTGGGGCGCGGAGGCCTTTCGCCGGGCTCGGCAACTCGACCGGCCCATCCTGCTGGACGTGGGCGCGACCTGGTGCCCGACCTGCGACCGCATGGACCGCGAAAGCTATACCCGACCGGAGATCGCCGACTACATCAACGCCAACTTCGTGGCGGTCAAGCTCGACTACGACGCGCGGCCCCGGCTGACGGCGAAGCTGGAGCGGGCGCACGCGCTGAAGAATTTTCCCGCCGGCATCCCGCTGACCGGCTTCCTCACGCCCTGCGGCAAGCTGTATCTTGGAGGCACCTACTTCCCGGAGAAGGCGACCGGCGACAAGCCCGGTTTCGCGGAGACGCTGAAGCAGGCTGCCGGCCTCTATCGCACGGAGCGGGCGCAGGTCGAGCAGGACGGATTCGATCTCAAGCTGAAGGAGGAGTTCGGTGAAGAGAAATCTCATGCTGGCGCTGGCGCTCGCGAGCCTGGCGCTTGCGGCAAGAAGTAA